Within Flagellimonas maritima, the genomic segment CTAGCTATCCCATTACCGATACGAATCTGGTGAAAGAAGTCCCCGATGGCATACAAGTTTTAAAACAGCCAATTCATGAACCTTATGCCTGGGCTTCATTGTTATCAAAAAGAAAAACAAAGACCATCAGTTCTGGAATCATCCCAGAAAAGAAACCCTCCTTTATAGAGAAACTGCTTTTATGGATTCGTGGTAATCTTTTTATTCCGGATGCACGTGTATTTTGGGTAAAGCCATCAATAAAGTATGTGTTGGGTGTCTTGGAAGAACAACAAATCGATACCGTAATTACAACTGGGCCACCACATAGTGTTCATCTGATTGGATTGGGATTAAAAAAAAGACAAGCTGAAATTATGTGGATAGCCGATTTTAGAGATCCATGGACATCCATAGGGTACCACAACAAGTTAAGATTATCAAAGTCCTCTCAAGAAAAGCATAAAAATCTGGAACGCACGGTTCTAAAATCAGCGGATAAAATAATAGTGACCAGTGCCACGACCAAAAAAGAATTTGAAGAAATTACTAGTAAACCGATTAAGGTCATTACGAATGGATTTGATAATGAACTCAATGAAATCGAATTGGATTCCGATTTTACGATTTCACATATTGGTTCGCTGCTAACAGGACGAAATCCAATGGTACTTTGGAAGGTCTTAAAAAGTCTTGTCAATGAAAACCATTCTTT encodes:
- a CDS encoding glycosyltransferase, translated to MHKVLVIAYYWPPAGGPGVQRWLKFVKYLRDFDIEPIVYVPENPSYPITDTNLVKEVPDGIQVLKQPIHEPYAWASLLSKRKTKTISSGIIPEKKPSFIEKLLLWIRGNLFIPDARVFWVKPSIKYVLGVLEEQQIDTVITTGPPHSVHLIGLGLKKRQAEIMWIADFRDPWTSIGYHNKLRLSKSSQEKHKNLERTVLKSADKIIVTSATTKKEFEEITSKPIKVITNGFDNELNEIELDSDFTISHIGSLLTGRNPMVLWKVLKSLVNENHSFQRKLKIQLAGVVGKEVMESIHMYGLRPYVECLGYLSHDNVLKVQQKSQVLLLLEIDSEETTGIIPGKLFEYLNAKRPILAIGPQGWEAGQIVEDSKAGAVFLQQNEDALKDVLLKWFSAFENGELKISSSKIEQYHRRELTKVLANYI